A window of Notolabrus celidotus isolate fNotCel1 chromosome 11, fNotCel1.pri, whole genome shotgun sequence contains these coding sequences:
- the LOC117821893 gene encoding LOW QUALITY PROTEIN: rhodopsin-like (The sequence of the model RefSeq protein was modified relative to this genomic sequence to represent the inferred CDS: inserted 1 base in 1 codon) — MNGTEGPFFYVPMVNTTGIVRSPYEYPQYYLVNPXSYAALGAYMFLLILLGFPINFLTLYVTLEHKKLRTPLNYILLNLAVANLFMVFGGFTTTMYTSMHGYFVLGRLGCNLEGFFATLGGEIGLWSLVILAIERWIVVCKPISNFRFGENHAIMGLAATWFMASACAVPPLVGWSRYIPEGMQCSCGVDYYTRAEGFNNESFVVYMFTCHFLIPMAIVFFCYGRLLCAVKEAAAAQQESETTQRAEREVTRMVVIMVIAFLVCWVPYAGVAWWIFTHQGSEFGPVFMTIQSFFAKSSSIYNPMIYICMNKQFRNCMITTLCCGKNPFEEEEGASTSKTEASSVSSSSVSPA; from the exons ATGAACGGCACGGAGGGACCATTCTTCTATGTCCCTATGGTAAACACCACTGGTATTGTCCGGAGTCCTTATGAATACCCTCAGTACTACCTTGTCAACC GCAGCTATGCTGCCCTGGGCGCCTACATGTTCCTGCTCATTCTTCTCGGCTTTCCCATCAACTTCCTCACTCTGTATGTCACCCTGGAACACAAGAAGCTGCGAACCcctctgaactacatcctgctgAACCTTGCAGTGGCTAACCTCTTCATGGTGTTTGGAGGATTCACCACAACGATGTACACCTCTATGCATGGCTACTTTGTCCTTGGACGACTTGGCTGCAATCTGGAAGGATTCTTTGCTACCCTGGGTGGTGAGATAGGGCTCTGGTCTCTGGTTATCCTGGCTATTGAAAGGTGGATTGTTGTCTGCAAGCCCATCAGCAACTTCCGCTTCGGGGAGAATCATGCTATCATGGGTTTGGCAGCCACCTGGTTCATGGCCAGTGCTTGTGCTGTGCCGCCTCTGGTTGGCTGGTCTCGTTACATCCCTGAGGGCATGCAGTGTTCATGTGGAGTCGACTACTACACACGTGCAGAAGGTTTCAACAATGAGTCCTTCGTAGTCTACATGTTTACCTGCCACTTCCTCATCCCAATGGCCATTGTGTTCTTCTGCTACGGCcgtctgctctgtgctgtgaaGGAGGCTGCTGCAGCCCAGCAAGAGTCTGAGACCACCCAGAGGGCAGAGAGGGAAGTGACCCGCATGGTCGTTATCATGGTCATCGCCTTCCTGGTATGTTGGGTGCCCTATGCTGGTGTGGCCTGGTGGATCTTCACACATCAAGGCTCTGAGTTCGGACCAGTCTTCATGACCATCCAGAGCTTCTTTGCCAAGAGTTCTTCCATCTACAACCCAATGATCTACATCTGCATGAACAAGCAGTTCCGTAACTGCATGATCACCACCTTGTGCTGCGGGAAGAACCCCttcgaggaggaggagggagcgtCTACCTCCAAGACCGAggcctcctctgtctcctcaagCTCTGTGTCTCCTGCATAA